Proteins encoded by one window of Salmo trutta chromosome 17, fSalTru1.1, whole genome shotgun sequence:
- the LOC115151658 gene encoding interferon-induced protein 44-like, protein MNPKLTQEQEKQLCSLLGNIKLSLLFKASIHGYTGAAFHQKCDHQGPTVSVGYNATGFVFGGYTSKDHDAAKQGQYIQDDKAFLFSLTGRNPVKYPVTNAQYAVKMHNTTGPYFGEALLLMNANTATVISVPGNYYNFNAAEMHGNNLNLTECEVYKVEEGGNIIEKPWRTILWKAERRKELMESVKLYKPMISSVGQARVLLIGPVGAGKSSFFNSVNSIFRGHVTSQAISGSSGTSLTTQFRTYSVKAGRDGKPLPIILCDTMGMEEATGAGLDVDDISSILKGHVPDRYQFNPSVPLQADAHGFRQSVNLHERIHCVVYVMDTCKVSIMSTKLEEKLAAIRRRVNLLGIPQLVLLTKVDEACPCVADNLRNVYNSQYIKTKAQEVSGRLGVPMSCVVPVKNYSEELELDMSCDILLLSALIQMLRFADNYFDEVNDQEKHD, encoded by the exons ATGAACCCCAAACTGACCCAGGAACAGGAGAAACAGCTGTGTTCCTTACTGGGAAACATCAAACTCAGCCTGCTGTTCAAGGCCAGTATACATGGCTACACAGGAGCAGCCTTTCACCAGAAATGTGACCACCAAGGTCCCACAGTCTCTGTAGGATATAACGCCACAGGGTTTGTTTTTGGAGGCTACACAAGTAAAGATCATGATGCAGCCAAGCAAGGCCAGTACATACAGGATGACAAAGCCTTTTTGTTCAGTTTAACTGGTAGAAATCCTGTCAAGTATCCTGTCACAAATGCCCAATATGCGGTCAAAATGCATAACACAACTGGCCCTTACTTTGGGGAGGCTTTGTTGTTAATGAACGCTAACACCGCTACAGTGATCAGCGTTCCAGGAAACTACTacaacttcaatgctgcagaaatgcatGGCAATAACCTTAACCTAACTGAGTGTGAGGTGTATAAAGTGGAAG aagGTGGTAACATCATCGAAAAGCCATGGAGGACAATTCTTTGGAAAGCTGA GAGGAGAAAGGAGCTGATGGAGTCTGTTAAGCTCTACAAGCCCATGATCAGTTCTGTTGGTCAGGCTAGAGTTCTACTCATCGGCCCCGTCGGCGCTGGAAAGTCCAGCTTTTTCAACTCTGTCAACTCCATCTTCCGAGGCCATGTGACCAGCCAGGCCATATCGGGCAGCTCTGGAACCAGTCTGACCACTCAG TTTCGCACCTACTCAGTTAAGGCTGGACGCGATGGCAAACCGCTGCCAATCATTTTGTGTGACACGATGGGAATGGAGGAGGCCACAGGGGCGGGGCTAGATGTGGATGACATCAGCAGTATTCTGAAAGGCCATGTGCCAGACAGATACCAG TTCAACCCCTCAGTCCCTCTGCAAGCAGATGCCCACGGATTCCGGCAGTCAGTGAACCTGCATGAAAGGATCCACTGTGTGGTGTACGTCATGGACACCTGCAAAGTCTCCATTATGTCCACCAAACTGGAGGAGAAACTGGCGGCCATTCGCAGGAGGGTCAACCTGCTAG GCATCCCACAGCTGGTTCTTCTTACCAAGGTGGATGAGGCCTGTCCCTGTGTGGCCGACAACTTGAGGAACGTGTACAACAGCCAGTACATAAAGACCAAG GCCCAGGAGGTGAGTGGCCGTCTGGGGGTACCCATGTCCTGCGTTGTCCCAGTGAAGAACTACAGCGAAGAGCTGGAGCTGGACATGAGCTGTGACATCCTGCTCCTCAGCGCCCTGATCCAGATGCTCCGCTTCGCAGACAACTACTTTGATGAAGTCAACGACCAAGAGAAACACGACTAG